A single region of the Lysinibacillus sp. B2A1 genome encodes:
- a CDS encoding xylanase deacetylase, with the protein MQSTGRVRIPEGKKVAVNIGVDFDAASVWYGTFGRTSPAYLARGEFGAEVGVPRLLNLFEKYNITTTFCIPGHTIDTHTETVKNIIKAGHEVCHHGYAHENPTDMSYEQEESIMLKGLEALKRVGIEPVGYRSPAWDYSPNTLKLLEKYNFKYDSSLMGNDLHPYRPREVNVDFDNGNTFGPPSHVIEIPVSWYLDDFPTQEYVIGGGEGLRSNTEVYERWKSIFDYAIDHLEGACYILTVHPQTIGRAHNIQMLEKLIQYMEEKGAWFTTLENICLAYEENIN; encoded by the coding sequence ATGCAAAGTACTGGTAGAGTGAGAATCCCTGAGGGAAAGAAAGTTGCAGTAAATATTGGTGTAGATTTTGATGCAGCATCTGTATGGTATGGCACGTTTGGTCGAACATCGCCAGCCTATTTAGCAAGAGGTGAGTTTGGAGCTGAGGTTGGTGTGCCAAGATTATTGAATTTATTTGAGAAATATAATATTACGACAACATTTTGTATTCCAGGACATACGATAGACACACATACAGAAACTGTTAAAAACATTATTAAAGCCGGACATGAAGTATGCCATCACGGCTACGCACATGAAAACCCAACAGATATGAGCTATGAACAAGAGGAATCCATAATGTTAAAGGGATTAGAGGCTTTAAAGCGAGTTGGGATTGAACCGGTGGGCTATCGTTCACCAGCGTGGGATTACAGCCCAAATACATTAAAACTATTAGAAAAATATAATTTTAAATATGATAGTAGTTTAATGGGGAATGATCTACATCCATATCGTCCAAGAGAAGTAAATGTTGATTTTGATAATGGCAATACTTTTGGCCCCCCAAGTCACGTAATTGAAATTCCCGTATCATGGTATTTAGATGATTTTCCAACCCAAGAATATGTGATTGGAGGGGGAGAGGGTCTACGCTCAAACACAGAAGTATATGAGCGCTGGAAATCTATCTTCGATTATGCAATCGATCATTTAGAGGGGGCCTGTTATATTTTAACCGTTCATCCTCAAACAATAGGACGAGCACATAATATTCAAATGCTAGAAAAGCTAATTCAATATATGGAAGAGAAAGGAGCTTGGTTCACAACACTTGAAAATATTTGCTTGGCATATGAAGAAAATATTAATTAA
- a CDS encoding amidohydrolase, protein MQVKVSNVQFKFESYSSFEDFANTVQRIFKDIPLDSDYVLFPELVTIGLLTTYEDYHTFTSQDNSKLVNFLNDYIELFNTLSTARNQVIIAGSTLEQEGLDTYNTAYIFDGKGNYAKHRKTHIFPAESDWDTKEGNILETFDIGPVRIGVAICYEIEIPEIATIYSRQGADIIFCPSYTFTEHGFWRVRHCAEARCIENQLYVIHSPIIGEVDGVIETGFGNSANLSPCELPWTSNGIMEECTTSDFEIITSILEIDTLYDKRKSGVATTYYDRKRRNDLYQNYNM, encoded by the coding sequence ATGCAAGTAAAGGTTTCGAATGTTCAATTTAAATTTGAAAGCTATTCATCCTTTGAGGATTTTGCCAATACGGTCCAACGTATTTTTAAAGATATTCCTTTAGATAGTGATTATGTTTTATTCCCGGAGCTAGTAACGATTGGTCTACTGACAACCTATGAGGACTATCACACATTTACAAGTCAAGATAATAGTAAGCTTGTTAATTTTTTAAATGATTATATTGAGCTGTTTAATACGTTATCTACAGCTAGAAATCAGGTTATTATTGCTGGCTCCACGCTTGAGCAGGAAGGACTGGATACCTATAATACAGCTTATATTTTTGATGGAAAAGGTAATTATGCTAAGCATAGAAAAACGCATATTTTCCCAGCGGAATCGGATTGGGATACAAAAGAAGGGAATATTCTTGAAACATTTGATATTGGACCAGTAAGGATTGGTGTAGCTATTTGCTATGAAATTGAAATACCTGAAATAGCGACAATTTATAGTAGACAAGGAGCGGATATTATTTTCTGTCCTTCCTATACATTTACTGAGCATGGTTTTTGGCGTGTTCGTCATTGTGCTGAAGCAAGGTGTATTGAAAATCAGTTATACGTAATTCATTCCCCTATTATTGGAGAGGTAGATGGTGTCATCGAAACTGGCTTTGGCAATTCTGCCAATTTATCGCCATGTGAGCTTCCATGGACATCCAACGGAATAATGGAAGAATGTACTACAAGCGATTTTGAGATTATTACCTCTATACTAGAGATAGACACGTTATATGACAAAAGAAAAAGTGGTGTAGCAACTACTTATTATGATAGGAAACGAAGAAATGATTTATATCAAAACTATAATATGTAA
- a CDS encoding D-xylose ABC transporter ATP-binding protein (with RbsBCD acts to import ribose into the cell; RbsA contains 2 ATP-binding domain), with the protein MTKAAPIINITNLSKKYGEFFANQSIHITISKGHCHAFIGQNGSGKSTLIGMLSGRIKPTEGNIFIDQNELHYGDPHSSREAGIATIFQELTIIPNMTALDNVFLGFKEDKSILVNRKKRLERFYELSKLLNTRISPNSYAIDLSVADQQILEIMRCLNLDSKILILDEPTSSLAQNEREALLEALTELKKRGITILYVSHHLDEIMKICDSFTVLKNGVVTEHSSIEGWTKQKIVHAMLGEEIDSDFKEILVQEYPNQIPSEEIILEVANLESFHFLKNISFTLKRGEILGLGGLVGSGRSAIANTLYGLGENCKGTIKIQGESVKIPFTPRQAIGNGIVLAPEDRKKKGLHLGFEVHENINLIDLKRIGSYGFLSTKRSKKLAQQYIQEFKLTRPINSIVKNLSGGNQQKVLLSKVTSVNPKVLIVDEPTRGIDVGVKLDVLRKLKELAMQGMSIIIISSELEEVVAVSNRVLVISKGEIVSELKGKDISVNKIVESTFLEGSHQT; encoded by the coding sequence ATGACAAAGGCAGCACCTATCATCAATATCACTAATTTATCAAAAAAATATGGTGAATTTTTTGCTAATCAAAGCATTCATATAACAATATCAAAAGGTCACTGCCACGCTTTTATTGGGCAAAATGGCTCTGGTAAATCAACACTTATTGGCATGCTTTCAGGCAGAATTAAGCCAACAGAAGGCAATATTTTTATTGATCAAAATGAATTGCATTATGGCGATCCTCATAGCTCTAGAGAGGCTGGCATTGCAACAATATTTCAGGAATTAACCATCATACCGAATATGACCGCCTTAGATAATGTATTTCTTGGCTTTAAGGAAGATAAGTCAATTTTAGTCAATCGAAAAAAACGATTAGAACGATTTTATGAATTGAGCAAACTATTAAATACGCGTATTTCACCGAATTCTTATGCAATTGATTTATCTGTAGCCGATCAGCAGATTCTTGAAATCATGAGATGTTTAAATTTAGATTCCAAAATTCTAATTTTAGATGAGCCTACGTCCTCCTTAGCACAGAATGAGAGGGAGGCTTTATTAGAGGCTTTAACGGAATTGAAAAAAAGAGGAATCACGATTCTTTACGTTAGTCATCATCTGGACGAAATCATGAAGATTTGTGATTCATTTACGGTGTTAAAGAATGGTGTAGTTACGGAGCATAGCAGCATAGAGGGATGGACAAAGCAAAAAATTGTACATGCTATGCTTGGAGAAGAAATCGACAGTGATTTTAAAGAAATTTTAGTGCAGGAGTATCCAAATCAAATTCCTTCAGAGGAAATTATATTAGAGGTTGCAAATTTGGAGAGCTTCCACTTTTTAAAAAATATATCCTTTACGTTAAAGCGAGGAGAAATTTTAGGCTTGGGTGGATTAGTGGGCTCGGGCAGAAGCGCAATTGCTAACACGCTTTATGGGCTAGGCGAAAATTGTAAAGGAACGATTAAAATACAGGGGGAGTCAGTTAAAATCCCTTTTACACCTAGACAAGCAATTGGAAATGGAATCGTATTAGCCCCAGAGGACCGGAAAAAAAAGGGACTTCATTTAGGCTTTGAGGTACATGAAAACATTAATCTAATTGATTTAAAGCGTATTGGTTCCTATGGCTTTTTATCTACTAAAAGATCAAAAAAACTTGCTCAACAATATATACAGGAGTTTAAGCTAACACGACCGATTAACTCCATCGTTAAAAATTTATCAGGGGGAAATCAGCAGAAGGTTTTATTGTCAAAGGTTACGAGTGTTAATCCGAAAGTTTTAATAGTAGATGAACCTACTAGAGGAATTGATGTTGGCGTTAAGTTAGATGTGTTACGTAAATTAAAGGAGTTAGCGATGCAAGGTATGAGTATCATTATTATTTCCTCAGAGCTAGAAGAGGTAGTTGCTGTCAGCAATCGTGTACTTGTTATTTCTAAAGGAGAAATTGTTAGTGAACTAAAGGGCAAGGACATTAGTGTCAATAAAATCGTTGAATCAACGTTTTTGGAAGGGAGTCATCAGACATAA